A portion of the Oreochromis niloticus isolate F11D_XX linkage group LG10, O_niloticus_UMD_NMBU, whole genome shotgun sequence genome contains these proteins:
- the LOC102079344 gene encoding uncharacterized protein LOC102079344 isoform X1, giving the protein MGRRAADLTTSVPVLGVPALVGVRGWKATGGDRSGGALWGLQCSVGVQTSPAISRPPTQLTDTLSDNISQTSNSYITKETEEKELLLTKSDKEKKAILKQKSGESKTKKEVTFKALGGEASKDVACCQRNSRGTYCYTRAIKTNPHIAGNARSNCKSGNRYTNGSVVDSEAIGGITVHNDEAEPVKGATCRGGDRTRLQGHYTELCRKTLPLSGVRPFGMPQKICNHCGGRQSVTNRAVIIGEKIPTPNAFLRGNSLNSSFTSLSTSTPFQISHTEKNPTANQQLSDSIKNTDNRTQITVNPQSLYVNEELRYRKTPHPACPVHSIGNQVTLSNINPARGETSIQPTTVLHAKTITITKATIETRQDDSSEKFCAKPPQDHKLSRPTTLPLTPKLAIATKANNPHSHTYPKRIKKTQNISRQYNEPQNVCVSIHAAPEITLSPPSHLYTVATGTGNTSSTNTLISTTVLNSAPTSTESIAAKVNTQHKPLHSKHAGQINTTNNQQISPKCPTLSLASNAFNQMHKSKSPAHFLPSGPPHTQLEHYKLQEKASTAAVSTSLAKIPFTDRGINSTGIQAFVNPQHPAIPHLYLSILNYKANSDQIACDDKSVPAQIIHPNSSNSEPLLHACTSSLDTTSSASNLLDSEVKVPVSTTSSSRLGFNSTLNKNIALRNTAFNLKKSATPAGSHFFALTEKQNNFSVSSANLLQSIGTAQVVSFNEAPDTSKPQCTRGPDIRTQSSNKPGNCGVVRHQESNLAPPHALSKPQIVPEDHNRGSDASTNHPKSTNNPSEELHSDKNKFSTNLINELIVLESKDHENSNPSQVANLQNYISLIKSNSSCLQGFIKTEQQKPAHNQGCAETEHEGRCATCPPVTTAQQKNSNAERFALGVSASHANVKLKTDVVKETHPNNSTPSVTAQTNCGPITSTRNVKPIIKSSVQQNSDILLPPQALTRPEHSFTAPTPCSSEREPRMHTGLDRNSILLSSTKPLASHPHLQSKKVEAIDSPAPPQPCPEDTSLAHSHPADAALLLPPSSQCCKSAALQQRLETVEASLAANKDRITTLLNIIHDLETCHAPTSGWRSHKTGQDFKNCSTCQKTACVVYSVEYDFRQQERRFLEVLNRSTAHLSQPLTFSLLRNVVIKNLTKTKLKSKKLCKTLFKWLPRKTHKV; this is encoded by the exons ATGGGGAGACGAGCAGCTGACCTGACGACTTCGGTTCCGGTTTTAGGAGTCCCTGCCTTGGTTGGCGTGCGTGGTTGGAAGGCAACAGGAGGAGACAGATCCGGAGGAGCCCTGTGGGGACTTCAGTGCAGTGTTGGTGTTCAGACGTCCCCTGCGATAAGTAGACCTCCTACCCAGCTAACTGATACACTCTCAGATAACATTAGTCAAACATCCAACAGCTATATTACCAAGGAAACGGAAGAAAAGGAGTTACTGCTAACAAAGAGTGACAAGGAGAAAAAGGCTATTCTAAAACAGAAAAGTGGGGAATCCAAGACCAAAAAGGAAGTGACTTTCAAAGCACTTGGAGGTGAGGCCTCAAAGGATGTGGCCTGCTGTCAGAGGAACAGTAGAGGGACTTATTGCTATACCAGGGCAATCAAGACAAATCCACACATTGCAGGGAATGCCAGGTCTAATTGTAAATCTGGTAACCGTTACACTAATGGCAGTGTGGTTGACTCAGAGGCAATCGGTGGGATTACCGTACACAATGATGAGGCCGAGCCTGTAAAGGGAGCAACCTGTCGTGGAGGAGACCGGACCAGATTGCAAGGTCATTATACAGAGTTGTGTAGGAAGACGCTGCCATTATCTGGTGTCCGACCTTTTGGTATGCCTCAAAAAATATGCAACCACTGTGGAGGGAGACAGTCTGTAACCAACAGAGCTGTTATTATAGGGGAGAAAATTCCTACTCCCAATGCTTTCCTTAGAGGGAACTCTTTAAACTCATCCTTCACCTCACTCTCGACCTCTACGCCTTTCCAAATatcccacactgaaaaaaacccTACAGCAAACCAACAACTCTCTGACAGCATTAAGAATACTGACAACAGGACCCAAATTACAGTCAATCCGCAATCATTATATGTTAATGAGGAACTAAGGTATCGAAAAACACCACACCCTGCATGCCCGGTCCACTCTATAGGCAATCAAGTCACTTTGTCAAATATAAATCCTGCCAGAGGTGAAACATCAATCCAACCTACAACCGTCCTACATGCTAAAACCATCACTATCACAAAAGCAACAATAGAAACCAGACAGGATGATTCCAGTGAAAAATTCTGTGCCAAACCTCCACAGGACCATAAGCTCTCTCGTCCAACAACTCTCCCTTTGACCCCTAAGTTGGCCATAGCTACCAAGGCCAACAacccacattcacacacttaccCCAAGCGCattaagaaaacacaaaacatatcTAGACAATACAATGAACCTCAAAATGTATGTGTGTCTATACATGCTGCACCTGAGATTACACTGTCACCACCTTCGCATTTATATACTGTAGCCACAGGGACTGGAAATACATCCAGTACCAATACGCTCATATCAACCACAGTTTTGAATTCTGCACCAACGTCCACTGAAAGCATAGCTGCTAAAGTCAATACTCAGCATAAACCTCTACACTCCAAGCATGCAGGTCAAATAAATACAACTAATAACCAACAAATTAGCCCTAAATGCCCCACATTATCACTGGCCAGCAATGCATTCAACCAAATGCATAAATCAAAGTCACCTGCACACTTTTTACCCTCAGGTCCACCACATACTCAGCTTGAACATTATAAATTACAAGAAAAGGCATCCACAGCAGCTGTTAGCACATCTTTAGCTAAAATACCTTTTACTGACAGAGGAATAAACTCAACTGGAATTCAAGCTTTTGTTAATCCACAGCATCCAGCTATACCACATCTATATTTAAGCATTTTAAATTATAAAGCTAATTCAGATCAAATTGCATGTGATGATAAGTCTGTGCCTGCACAAATAATTCACCCTAACTCTTCAAATTCTGAACCTCTTCTTCACGCTTGTACATCTTCCCTAGACACGACATCTAGTGCATCCAATCTCCTAGACTCGGAAGTTAAGGTGCCTGTGAGTACTACTTCCAGCTCCAGACTTGGATTTAACAGCACCCTGAACAAAAATATAGCTCTCAGGAACACAGCATTCAATTTGAAAAAATCTGCAACCCCAGCTGGCTCGCATTTTTTTGCcttgacagaaaaacaaaataatttctctGTATCAAGTGCAAATTTGCTTCAATCAATAGGCACAGCACAAGTAGTTAGCTTTAATGAAGCCCCCGACACAAGCAAACCTCAATGCACACGAGGACCAGACATCAGAACTCAGAGCAGTAACAAACCTGGTAACTGTGGTGTTGTTCGTCATCAGGAAAGCAACTTAGCACCTCCGCATGCATTATCTAAGCCTCAAATTGTGCCAGAAGATCATAACAGGGGCAGTGATGCTAGCACTAATCACCCTAAATCAACCAATAACCCCAGTGAGGAGTTGCATTCTGATAAAAATAAGTTCAGCACTAATCTAATCAATGAATTAATTGTGCTTGAGTCAAAAGACCATGAAAATTCAAATCCATCGCAGGTCGCAAACCTCCAGAATTACATTTCCCTAATTAAGTCAAACAGCTCTTGTCTGCAGGGTTtcataaaaacagaacaacaaaaGCCTGCACATAATCAAGGATGTGCAGAAACAGAACATGAGGGACGCTGTGCAACATGCCCACCGGTAACAACAGCCCAGCAAAAGAATTCAAATGCAGAACGGTTTGCCTTGGGTGTATCAGCCAGTCATGCAAATGTTAAGCTTAAAACTGACGTAGTTAAAGAGACACATCCCAACAACTCAACACCCTCTGTAACAGCGCAAACAAACTGTGGACCCATCACCTCAACCAGAAATGTCAAACCCATCATCAAATCCTCAGTCCAGCAAAACTCTGACATATTATTACCGCCACAAGCACTCACACGTCCCGAGCATTCTTTCACTGCGCCAACCCCGTGCAGCAGTGAGAGAGAACCCCGTATGCACACAGGCCTTGATCGCAATTCCATATTGCTATCATCAACAAAGCCCTTGGCATCCCATCCCCACCTCCAGTCTAAGAAAGTGGAGGCAATTGACAGCCCCGCTCCTCCTCAGCCGTGCCCAGAGGACACCAGCCTGGCTCACTCCCACCCAGCTGATGCAGCCCTGCTGCTGCCGCCTTCCTCACAGTGCTGCAAATCAGCAGCCCTACAGCAGAGACTtgagactgtggaggccagCCTAGCAGCCAACAAGGACAGGATCACTACTCTGCTTAACATTATCCATGACCTAGAGACATGCCACGCTCCAACCAGTGG TTGGCGATCCCACAAAACAGGACAGGACTTCAAAAACTGCTCAACATGTCAGAAAACTGCTTGTGTTGTATACAG TGTAGAGTATGACTTCAGGCAGCAGGAAAGACGCTTCTTGGAGGTTCTGAATCGTTCAACTGCGCACCTATCCCAGCCTTTAACCTTCAGCCTGCTCAGAAATGTCGTCATTAAGAACTTAACAAAGACAAAgctgaaaagcaaaaagctgtgCAAGACTCTGTTCAAATGGCTTCCAAGAAAAACCCACAAAGTCTAG
- the LOC102079344 gene encoding uncharacterized protein LOC102079344 isoform X2, with translation MGRRAADLTTSVPVLGVPALVGVRGWKATGGDRSGGALWGLQCSVGVQTSPAISRPPTQLTDTLSDNISQTSNSYITKETEEKELLLTKSDKEKKAILKQKSGESKTKKEVTFKALGGEASKDVACCQRNSRGTYCYTRAIKTNPHIAGNARSNCKSGNRYTNGSVVDSEAIGGITVHNDEAEPVKGATCRGGDRTRLQGHYTELCRKTLPLSGVRPFGMPQKICNHCGGRQSVTNRAVIIGEKIPTPNAFLRGNSLNSSFTSLSTSTPFQISHTEKNPTANQQLSDSIKNTDNRTQITVNPQSLYVNEELRYRKTPHPACPVHSIGNQVTLSNINPARGETSIQPTTVLHAKTITITKATIETRQDDSSEKFCAKPPQDHKLSRPTTLPLTPKLAIATKANNPHSHTYPKRIKKTQNISRQYNEPQNVCVSIHAAPEITLSPPSHLYTVATGTGNTSSTNTLISTTVLNSAPTSTESIAAKVNTQHKPLHSKHAGQINTTNNQQISPKCPTLSLASNAFNQMHKSKSPAHFLPSGPPHTQLEHYKLQEKASTAAVSTSLAKIPFTDRGINSTGIQAFVNPQHPAIPHLYLSILNYKANSDQIACDDKSVPAQIIHPNSSNSEPLLHACTSSLDTTSSASNLLDSEVKVPVSTTSSSRLGFNSTLNKNIALRNTAFNLKKSATPAGSHFFALTEKQNNFSVSSANLLQSIGTAQVVSFNEAPDTSKPQCTRGPDIRTQSSNKPGNCGVVRHQESNLAPPHALSKPQIVPEDHNRGSDASTNHPKSTNNPSEELHSDKNKFSTNLINELIVLESKDHENSNPSQVANLQNYISLIKSNSSCLQGFIKTEQQKPAHNQGCAETEHEGRCATCPPVTTAQQKNSNAERFALGVSASHANVKLKTDVVKETHPNNSTPSVTAQTNCGPITSTRNVKPIIKSSVQQNSDILLPPQALTRPEHSFTAPTPCSSEREPRMHTGLDRNSILLSSTKPLASHPHLQSKKVEAIDSPAPPQPCPEDTSLAHSHPADAALLLPPSSQCCKSAALQQRLETVEASLAANKDRITTLLNIIHDLETCHAPTSGWRSHKTGQDFKNCSTCQKTACVVYRWEND, from the exons ATGGGGAGACGAGCAGCTGACCTGACGACTTCGGTTCCGGTTTTAGGAGTCCCTGCCTTGGTTGGCGTGCGTGGTTGGAAGGCAACAGGAGGAGACAGATCCGGAGGAGCCCTGTGGGGACTTCAGTGCAGTGTTGGTGTTCAGACGTCCCCTGCGATAAGTAGACCTCCTACCCAGCTAACTGATACACTCTCAGATAACATTAGTCAAACATCCAACAGCTATATTACCAAGGAAACGGAAGAAAAGGAGTTACTGCTAACAAAGAGTGACAAGGAGAAAAAGGCTATTCTAAAACAGAAAAGTGGGGAATCCAAGACCAAAAAGGAAGTGACTTTCAAAGCACTTGGAGGTGAGGCCTCAAAGGATGTGGCCTGCTGTCAGAGGAACAGTAGAGGGACTTATTGCTATACCAGGGCAATCAAGACAAATCCACACATTGCAGGGAATGCCAGGTCTAATTGTAAATCTGGTAACCGTTACACTAATGGCAGTGTGGTTGACTCAGAGGCAATCGGTGGGATTACCGTACACAATGATGAGGCCGAGCCTGTAAAGGGAGCAACCTGTCGTGGAGGAGACCGGACCAGATTGCAAGGTCATTATACAGAGTTGTGTAGGAAGACGCTGCCATTATCTGGTGTCCGACCTTTTGGTATGCCTCAAAAAATATGCAACCACTGTGGAGGGAGACAGTCTGTAACCAACAGAGCTGTTATTATAGGGGAGAAAATTCCTACTCCCAATGCTTTCCTTAGAGGGAACTCTTTAAACTCATCCTTCACCTCACTCTCGACCTCTACGCCTTTCCAAATatcccacactgaaaaaaacccTACAGCAAACCAACAACTCTCTGACAGCATTAAGAATACTGACAACAGGACCCAAATTACAGTCAATCCGCAATCATTATATGTTAATGAGGAACTAAGGTATCGAAAAACACCACACCCTGCATGCCCGGTCCACTCTATAGGCAATCAAGTCACTTTGTCAAATATAAATCCTGCCAGAGGTGAAACATCAATCCAACCTACAACCGTCCTACATGCTAAAACCATCACTATCACAAAAGCAACAATAGAAACCAGACAGGATGATTCCAGTGAAAAATTCTGTGCCAAACCTCCACAGGACCATAAGCTCTCTCGTCCAACAACTCTCCCTTTGACCCCTAAGTTGGCCATAGCTACCAAGGCCAACAacccacattcacacacttaccCCAAGCGCattaagaaaacacaaaacatatcTAGACAATACAATGAACCTCAAAATGTATGTGTGTCTATACATGCTGCACCTGAGATTACACTGTCACCACCTTCGCATTTATATACTGTAGCCACAGGGACTGGAAATACATCCAGTACCAATACGCTCATATCAACCACAGTTTTGAATTCTGCACCAACGTCCACTGAAAGCATAGCTGCTAAAGTCAATACTCAGCATAAACCTCTACACTCCAAGCATGCAGGTCAAATAAATACAACTAATAACCAACAAATTAGCCCTAAATGCCCCACATTATCACTGGCCAGCAATGCATTCAACCAAATGCATAAATCAAAGTCACCTGCACACTTTTTACCCTCAGGTCCACCACATACTCAGCTTGAACATTATAAATTACAAGAAAAGGCATCCACAGCAGCTGTTAGCACATCTTTAGCTAAAATACCTTTTACTGACAGAGGAATAAACTCAACTGGAATTCAAGCTTTTGTTAATCCACAGCATCCAGCTATACCACATCTATATTTAAGCATTTTAAATTATAAAGCTAATTCAGATCAAATTGCATGTGATGATAAGTCTGTGCCTGCACAAATAATTCACCCTAACTCTTCAAATTCTGAACCTCTTCTTCACGCTTGTACATCTTCCCTAGACACGACATCTAGTGCATCCAATCTCCTAGACTCGGAAGTTAAGGTGCCTGTGAGTACTACTTCCAGCTCCAGACTTGGATTTAACAGCACCCTGAACAAAAATATAGCTCTCAGGAACACAGCATTCAATTTGAAAAAATCTGCAACCCCAGCTGGCTCGCATTTTTTTGCcttgacagaaaaacaaaataatttctctGTATCAAGTGCAAATTTGCTTCAATCAATAGGCACAGCACAAGTAGTTAGCTTTAATGAAGCCCCCGACACAAGCAAACCTCAATGCACACGAGGACCAGACATCAGAACTCAGAGCAGTAACAAACCTGGTAACTGTGGTGTTGTTCGTCATCAGGAAAGCAACTTAGCACCTCCGCATGCATTATCTAAGCCTCAAATTGTGCCAGAAGATCATAACAGGGGCAGTGATGCTAGCACTAATCACCCTAAATCAACCAATAACCCCAGTGAGGAGTTGCATTCTGATAAAAATAAGTTCAGCACTAATCTAATCAATGAATTAATTGTGCTTGAGTCAAAAGACCATGAAAATTCAAATCCATCGCAGGTCGCAAACCTCCAGAATTACATTTCCCTAATTAAGTCAAACAGCTCTTGTCTGCAGGGTTtcataaaaacagaacaacaaaaGCCTGCACATAATCAAGGATGTGCAGAAACAGAACATGAGGGACGCTGTGCAACATGCCCACCGGTAACAACAGCCCAGCAAAAGAATTCAAATGCAGAACGGTTTGCCTTGGGTGTATCAGCCAGTCATGCAAATGTTAAGCTTAAAACTGACGTAGTTAAAGAGACACATCCCAACAACTCAACACCCTCTGTAACAGCGCAAACAAACTGTGGACCCATCACCTCAACCAGAAATGTCAAACCCATCATCAAATCCTCAGTCCAGCAAAACTCTGACATATTATTACCGCCACAAGCACTCACACGTCCCGAGCATTCTTTCACTGCGCCAACCCCGTGCAGCAGTGAGAGAGAACCCCGTATGCACACAGGCCTTGATCGCAATTCCATATTGCTATCATCAACAAAGCCCTTGGCATCCCATCCCCACCTCCAGTCTAAGAAAGTGGAGGCAATTGACAGCCCCGCTCCTCCTCAGCCGTGCCCAGAGGACACCAGCCTGGCTCACTCCCACCCAGCTGATGCAGCCCTGCTGCTGCCGCCTTCCTCACAGTGCTGCAAATCAGCAGCCCTACAGCAGAGACTtgagactgtggaggccagCCTAGCAGCCAACAAGGACAGGATCACTACTCTGCTTAACATTATCCATGACCTAGAGACATGCCACGCTCCAACCAGTGG TTGGCGATCCCACAAAACAGGACAGGACTTCAAAAACTGCTCAACATGTCAGAAAACTGCTTGTGTTGTATACAG GTGGGAGAATGACTAA